A window of the Candidatus Nitrosotalea okcheonensis genome harbors these coding sequences:
- a CDS encoding radical SAM protein yields the protein MGRGFTQLVQEMPCYFHIFGKFAGYKLFHRKSPLYGSADIINVCNLHCTHCYWWLNRKENEELTVAQWQKVIDEKFKKKHIFIITLVGGEPTLRPDVIDLFVKQFPKRICIVSNGTIPLKKIPNLYFYWISIDGTKEIHDKIRGPGSYDKTRKNVLDYVRDNGEKAWKDVWITMTINSLNYKTVKDVVEEWRDHTNKIGFQFHTPFAKNDPLFLPFGPERTRVVDDIIALREKFDDDYIINPDSQLELMKKNWGGKGTIPIDCPTWAIVSVDHMGREKKPCCIGSAENSSMKPICEECGLGCYSVLVGYGMKG from the coding sequence ATGGGAAGGGGTTTTACTCAACTAGTTCAAGAGATGCCTTGCTATTTTCACATATTTGGCAAATTTGCAGGCTACAAACTGTTTCATCGTAAGAGTCCATTGTATGGATCTGCCGATATCATCAATGTGTGCAACTTGCACTGTACACATTGCTACTGGTGGCTCAACAGAAAAGAAAATGAGGAGCTCACAGTTGCGCAGTGGCAAAAAGTAATTGATGAAAAATTCAAGAAAAAACACATCTTCATCATAACCCTTGTTGGAGGAGAGCCAACTCTTAGGCCTGATGTTATTGATCTGTTTGTAAAACAATTTCCAAAAAGAATCTGTATTGTATCAAATGGAACAATACCGTTGAAAAAAATTCCTAATCTTTACTTTTACTGGATTTCAATAGATGGCACAAAAGAGATACATGACAAAATTCGTGGTCCTGGATCCTATGACAAGACTAGGAAAAATGTGCTTGATTATGTAAGAGATAATGGAGAAAAGGCATGGAAAGATGTTTGGATTACAATGACAATAAACTCACTAAACTACAAGACTGTAAAGGACGTAGTAGAAGAATGGCGTGACCACACTAATAAGATTGGATTCCAGTTTCACACTCCCTTTGCAAAAAACGATCCGCTCTTCTTACCGTTTGGCCCTGAGAGGACTAGGGTAGTTGATGATATCATTGCATTAAGGGAGAAATTCGATGATGATTACATCATAAATCCTGACAGTCAGCTTGAACTGATGAAGAAAAACTGGGGTGGAAAGGGAACCATACCAATTGACTGTCCAACTTGGGCAATTGTATCCGTTGATCATATGGGCAGGGAGAAAAAGCCATGCTGTATTGGTAGTGCTGAAAACTCTTCGATGAAACCAATATGTGAAGAATGTGGTCTTGGGTGCTATTCTGTACTTGTTGGATATGGAATGAAGGGCTAA
- a CDS encoding phosphatase PAP2 family protein, with protein MDLVFHLFEMKYVIISAILLAGLAALSFLIVENNTSVSEWDHASFTLVNKHGNKIVDKLMVDLSKYGREAVWIGMTALLFIVGKKDGRKVAVLLTITFLILIPLGTIIKSEIDRPRPVPLDGNLLVQTETDPSFPSGHATIVSGGAAILLLRFNRGRQMIISIILGIEALLVSYSRVYVGVHYPLDVVGGILLGTGIACAVVASSKYLGPIFSRIDSMKK; from the coding sequence ATGGACCTCGTTTTTCATTTGTTTGAAATGAAGTATGTTATAATTTCTGCAATCCTGCTTGCAGGATTGGCAGCTTTGTCTTTTTTAATTGTTGAAAATAACACTAGTGTATCTGAATGGGATCATGCCTCATTTACTCTAGTGAACAAACATGGTAACAAAATTGTAGACAAGTTAATGGTTGACCTGAGTAAATATGGAAGAGAAGCAGTGTGGATTGGAATGACTGCGTTACTTTTTATTGTTGGCAAAAAAGATGGCCGCAAGGTGGCAGTTTTACTCACTATAACGTTTCTAATTCTGATTCCTCTTGGGACAATAATAAAATCTGAGATAGATAGACCAAGACCTGTTCCACTCGATGGCAACCTACTTGTACAAACAGAAACTGATCCTTCATTCCCATCTGGACACGCAACGATCGTATCAGGGGGTGCTGCAATACTTCTTCTGAGATTCAACAGGGGAAGACAGATGATTATTTCGATAATTCTTGGAATCGAGGCACTACTTGTTTCCTACTCTCGGGTCTACGTCGGTGTTCACTATCCACTAGATGTGGTTGGCGGAATCTTACTTGGTACTGGTATAGCATGCGCAGTAGTTGCATCAAGCAAATATTTGGGGCCGATTTTTTCTCGCATTGATTCTATGAAAAAATGA
- a CDS encoding copper resistance CopC/CopD family protein, which translates to MSNKKTKLQLVLIIIIISSVMVIPNAPKSYEHAFVEKSDPAASQSLSTPPSKVDVYFSDPVDIRYSEIKVLDSNGKQIQKNDQHYITDDQKALSVSLPSNLKNGIYTISTKVLDQTDGHVTEDAFAFGIGQDVPKSIASNTPSNYQEISIPDAVARFPALIGQIIVAGIASATLWLWSPISRIPRLSDSVSQIRAKIDNNMTKMAVIGSIIILVSGFAMIVVQAYSINAGILDAISTKFGNMWVLRMIASSVLLALSFTIYQKTKKTQAIIPRAHTVSLLGLSFAVLLTTSLISHGAATGQIIPLLLDFFHNVFASLWIGGIIYLAFIVMPQIKRITDPNLSLSVMSMIIPRFSTLVITVLGAVVITGPFLLYVLENNLALTLASFYGKVLVVKLLLATVMIGLGAYDHMSVSGKAYQTISNKTTRNTAIQNTVIDAKLILSRFDMSVKISAFLGIALIASVAVLVDSGLPSSEFQNQLQSLPNNVFALGTNNNLHIQGFSQTSFIENGSRIVLSMSPFATGNNDFTISFLDSNKHQIDMKSTQLKLTQTDNGIGPITINTNKTDTGIFTANTDFGFPGHWTVRVEGVQNKENSLNLVSSYNLFVKPKLSNLQLDIKEYKTPGNSSTPRYPVYDSSRNKIWVGDTTLKSGKILDFDLGTNKYTEHKISGLNSIVYMALDSHNTLWYIDYTQRMLGHFNPDDNSNQYYPIPNKGILTSLVIDGNDTIWITSANTNEVLKFDTNTTKFDSIKLPDKSDPLGIAVDNTQGKIWIAEGIGKISSIDISDNKVTEFSPSGNYTMKGPTAIILDPWTGKIYISEHEGQAVSVFDPLLKTFKKIHLDPNPDNLPYGMAFDKYHNLWVAQHTFDKVSVINPRTGNIIEKSIPTPNSWVQWLTSDSQGNIIMAEERANALATVTISAGQPQNDQSNKENISSVVPNLGFDYAQVAAPTIAGLLVVVGFFYCKGVMDLKKVSNQVRKQG; encoded by the coding sequence ATGTCTAACAAAAAAACAAAATTGCAATTGGTTTTGATCATCATAATAATTTCATCCGTCATGGTAATTCCTAATGCACCAAAATCTTATGAACATGCATTTGTTGAAAAAAGTGATCCTGCTGCATCTCAATCACTTTCAACACCACCGTCCAAGGTTGATGTATACTTTAGTGATCCTGTTGACATAAGATATAGTGAAATCAAAGTCTTAGATTCAAATGGAAAACAGATTCAAAAAAATGATCAACATTACATTACAGATGACCAAAAGGCATTGAGTGTATCCCTCCCATCAAACCTTAAAAACGGCATATACACAATATCAACAAAGGTCTTAGATCAGACAGACGGCCATGTTACTGAAGATGCATTTGCTTTTGGGATCGGGCAGGATGTTCCAAAGAGCATCGCAAGTAATACGCCAAGCAATTACCAAGAAATATCAATACCAGATGCGGTAGCTAGATTTCCAGCCCTCATAGGTCAGATCATCGTAGCAGGCATTGCCTCTGCTACATTATGGTTATGGAGTCCAATATCCAGAATACCAAGACTATCTGATTCAGTTTCGCAGATCAGAGCTAAGATAGACAACAACATGACAAAGATGGCAGTTATTGGCTCCATCATCATTTTAGTGTCAGGCTTTGCAATGATAGTTGTACAGGCTTACTCCATAAATGCAGGAATACTTGATGCCATTTCTACAAAGTTTGGAAACATGTGGGTACTAAGAATGATCGCATCATCTGTATTGCTTGCGTTATCATTTACAATTTACCAAAAAACAAAGAAAACCCAGGCCATAATTCCAAGAGCACACACTGTATCTTTACTTGGTCTAAGTTTTGCAGTATTACTGACTACAAGTCTAATTAGTCACGGAGCTGCTACTGGTCAAATAATTCCTCTATTACTTGATTTCTTCCACAATGTCTTTGCATCATTATGGATTGGAGGAATAATTTATCTTGCATTTATTGTCATGCCCCAGATTAAACGAATTACAGACCCTAATCTCAGTCTTTCAGTCATGTCTATGATCATTCCAAGATTCTCTACACTTGTAATTACTGTGCTTGGTGCAGTTGTAATTACTGGCCCATTTTTGTTGTATGTGCTAGAAAATAATCTTGCACTGACCTTGGCATCATTTTATGGCAAGGTCCTAGTAGTCAAACTCTTACTTGCCACCGTCATGATTGGGCTTGGTGCATACGACCACATGTCTGTAAGCGGTAAGGCATACCAGACAATCTCAAATAAGACAACAAGAAACACAGCAATACAGAATACAGTCATAGATGCAAAACTTATCCTTTCCAGATTTGATATGAGTGTAAAGATATCAGCATTTCTAGGTATTGCACTGATAGCATCTGTTGCAGTTCTGGTGGATTCAGGCTTGCCATCAAGTGAATTTCAAAACCAGTTACAGTCATTACCAAACAATGTATTTGCGCTTGGTACAAATAATAACCTCCACATACAAGGGTTTTCTCAAACAAGTTTCATCGAAAATGGAAGCAGAATAGTTTTATCAATGAGTCCATTTGCTACAGGAAATAACGATTTTACCATATCATTTTTGGACTCGAATAAACATCAAATAGACATGAAATCCACCCAGCTCAAACTTACGCAAACAGATAATGGGATAGGACCAATTACAATCAACACAAATAAGACAGATACTGGAATTTTTACTGCCAATACAGACTTTGGATTTCCGGGACACTGGACCGTTAGAGTAGAAGGAGTACAGAATAAAGAAAATTCTCTCAATCTAGTATCATCATATAATTTATTTGTCAAGCCGAAACTGAGCAATTTACAACTAGACATAAAAGAATACAAGACTCCTGGAAACAGCAGTACCCCCAGATATCCAGTTTATGACAGTAGTAGAAACAAGATATGGGTCGGAGATACAACCCTCAAGAGCGGTAAGATACTTGATTTTGATCTGGGAACTAACAAGTATACAGAACACAAAATCAGTGGATTAAACAGCATAGTATACATGGCATTAGACTCTCACAACACTCTTTGGTACATTGATTATACACAAAGAATGCTAGGACATTTTAATCCAGATGACAACTCAAATCAATATTACCCCATTCCAAATAAAGGAATTCTTACAAGCTTGGTAATAGATGGTAACGATACAATCTGGATCACTTCTGCAAACACTAATGAGGTTTTAAAATTTGATACCAATACAACAAAGTTTGATTCAATAAAATTACCAGACAAATCAGACCCGCTAGGAATTGCAGTAGACAATACACAAGGCAAGATATGGATAGCTGAAGGCATTGGTAAAATATCAAGTATTGATATTTCAGACAACAAAGTGACAGAATTTTCACCTTCCGGAAATTACACCATGAAAGGTCCTACTGCCATAATTTTAGATCCTTGGACTGGAAAAATATACATTTCAGAGCATGAAGGTCAGGCAGTATCAGTTTTTGATCCATTATTAAAGACATTCAAGAAGATACATCTTGATCCAAACCCAGACAATCTTCCATATGGAATGGCTTTTGATAAATACCACAACCTGTGGGTTGCACAACATACTTTTGACAAAGTTTCAGTGATAAACCCAAGGACTGGAAACATAATTGAGAAAAGCATTCCAACACCGAATAGCTGGGTGCAATGGTTGACATCAGATTCACAAGGCAACATCATAATGGCAGAGGAAAGAGCAAACGCACTTGCTACTGTTACAATATCAGCAGGACAACCACAAAATGATCAAAGCAATAAAGAAAATATTTCATCCGTGGTTCCAAATCTAGGCTTTGATTATGCTCAAGTTGCGGCTCCAACCATTGCAGGATTATTAGTAGTAGTTGGATTCTTCTATTGCAAAGGCGTAATGGATTTAAAAAAAGTCTCAAACCAAGTAAGAAAACAGGGATAA
- a CDS encoding NAD-dependent succinate-semialdehyde dehydrogenase: MMTIRTINPVTEDVIHEYQNITEADLKNKVGKAREAFATWKSDSKNRATLLHLLSLELRKNKESLAKVATQEMGKPLKESLSEVEKCAWVMEFYGDNGETFLNTEVINTDARKSFVAFEPIGVIASIMPWNFPYWQALRFAAPSLMAGNTIVLKPASATMQCGIEMENLFVKTGFPEGIFQTLVSDSSMAEKLIDSNINAVTFTGSNVVGARVAQRATSQIKKCVLELGGSDPFIVCSDADVDKASTGAVKGRFINCGQSCIASKRFFVVKNIAKEFIEQFVQKTAKLNVGDPMSDSTDIGPLVNADGLHRIEAMVKDAVAKGARVLTGGKRLRDKGYFYAPTVLDNITPDMAVAHEEVFGPVAPVTVVEDEAEAIRLANSSQYGLGASIWTQNLDRAEKLSRLIESGIVTVNNVVISDPRVPFGGVKQSGFGRELSRYGMLEFVNVKSVRYYDQLVPFHHVE, from the coding sequence ATGATGACGATTCGTACAATAAATCCTGTCACCGAGGATGTCATACATGAATATCAAAATATAACAGAAGCAGATCTGAAAAATAAGGTAGGCAAGGCACGAGAGGCATTTGCCACATGGAAGTCTGACTCTAAAAATAGGGCAACATTATTGCATCTTTTATCTCTGGAACTCAGAAAGAACAAGGAATCTCTTGCAAAAGTAGCTACCCAAGAGATGGGAAAACCACTCAAAGAATCTCTTTCCGAAGTGGAAAAATGTGCATGGGTGATGGAGTTTTATGGTGACAATGGAGAGACATTTCTAAACACCGAAGTAATAAACACTGATGCAAGAAAGAGTTTTGTTGCATTTGAGCCAATTGGTGTCATTGCAAGTATAATGCCATGGAACTTTCCATATTGGCAGGCATTGAGATTTGCTGCTCCATCGCTTATGGCTGGAAATACAATTGTACTAAAACCTGCAAGTGCTACCATGCAATGCGGTATTGAAATGGAAAACCTGTTTGTAAAGACTGGATTTCCTGAAGGTATATTTCAAACACTGGTAAGTGATTCTAGCATGGCTGAAAAATTAATTGATTCTAATATTAATGCGGTAACATTTACTGGCAGCAATGTTGTTGGCGCAAGGGTTGCGCAGAGGGCAACATCGCAAATCAAGAAATGTGTTCTAGAACTTGGTGGAAGTGATCCTTTCATAGTCTGTTCTGATGCCGATGTTGACAAGGCATCAACTGGGGCAGTAAAGGGTCGATTCATCAACTGTGGTCAGAGCTGCATTGCATCAAAGAGGTTCTTTGTAGTAAAAAATATCGCAAAAGAATTCATCGAACAATTTGTACAAAAGACTGCAAAACTAAACGTGGGAGACCCAATGTCTGATAGCACTGACATTGGTCCTCTTGTAAATGCTGATGGTCTGCATAGGATTGAGGCTATGGTAAAAGACGCTGTAGCAAAAGGTGCCAGGGTTCTTACAGGAGGCAAACGACTGCGAGACAAGGGCTATTTTTACGCACCTACTGTACTTGACAACATAACTCCTGATATGGCAGTGGCACACGAGGAGGTATTTGGGCCTGTGGCACCTGTGACTGTGGTTGAAGATGAGGCTGAGGCAATAAGGCTTGCAAACTCGTCACAATATGGTCTTGGAGCAAGCATATGGACTCAGAATCTTGACAGAGCGGAAAAATTATCTAGATTGATAGAATCAGGCATTGTGACTGTGAATAACGTAGTCATATCTGATCCGCGGGTTCCATTTGGAGGAGTCAAGCAGAGTGGATTTGGTCGGGAACTCTCAAGATATGGAATGCTTGAATTTGTAAATGTCAAGTCTGTTAGATATTATGACCAGCTTGTACCATTCCATCACGTAGAATAG
- a CDS encoding winged helix-turn-helix domain-containing protein, giving the protein MSDDDDFLVKAQEHIEVISTEDERIKIIGEELANDTGRAIFGKISQGVLSTNDLAKSLNISLPLVNWHITRLLGVGLIKVEKTELSSKNKKMKYYGPVKTAFVIVPPTNPAENNVSRTKKEAIFMQLRHYLASILAFVIVGPLIYLVEQNQSVNQGPVREAAQNSLPHAIESLKNNVSIAPFVASRMSSSPESTIVSADPVMIAIAISGAAAAFFLVFFVIRAFKKLRKIKK; this is encoded by the coding sequence ATGTCTGATGATGACGATTTTCTTGTCAAGGCGCAAGAGCACATTGAGGTAATAAGCACTGAAGATGAAAGAATAAAAATAATTGGTGAAGAACTTGCAAACGATACTGGCAGAGCCATATTTGGAAAAATATCACAAGGAGTTTTAAGTACAAACGATCTAGCAAAGTCACTAAACATTTCACTACCTCTTGTCAACTGGCACATAACTCGTTTGCTTGGCGTAGGATTGATAAAAGTAGAAAAGACTGAACTAAGCTCAAAAAATAAAAAAATGAAATATTATGGTCCTGTCAAAACCGCCTTTGTGATTGTACCGCCTACAAACCCTGCTGAAAATAATGTTTCAAGAACAAAAAAAGAGGCCATATTTATGCAATTGCGGCATTATTTGGCAAGCATTTTGGCATTTGTAATAGTTGGCCCTTTGATTTACCTTGTAGAACAGAACCAATCTGTAAACCAAGGACCTGTTCGAGAAGCTGCGCAAAACAGTCTTCCACATGCAATCGAGTCACTAAAAAACAATGTCTCCATTGCACCATTTGTAGCATCACGTATGTCATCAAGTCCAGAGTCGACTATTGTATCTGCAGATCCTGTGATGATTGCAATTGCAATATCTGGGGCGGCAGCTGCATTTTTTTTAGTGTTTTTTGTAATACGCGCATTTAAAAAATTACGAAAAATAAAAAAATAA
- a CDS encoding SIMPL domain-containing protein, which yields MTTKKKTILATIAAILIVSTAVFASLEISQQQAYGQQATIIPASRERTASVTGSATESVTPDMVTVQFGVDTEAKTAKDAISSNAQMMSTVVSAVQNIGITTTEISTAGFSIYPVYNASVSDMTTGIHKSVLTGYRASNTLYVKTTKLSLAGSIVDVAVGAGANRVDNISFSLSPSKQQSMQDDLLGQAVLNAKSRAEKALEPLGQKIIGVKMVSLSEFNPAPVPMYYGAMQSMADKATPVFTANQQVTTTVDVTFLIGDQ from the coding sequence ATGACAACCAAGAAAAAAACCATCCTTGCAACAATTGCTGCAATTTTAATCGTTTCAACTGCAGTATTTGCAAGCCTGGAAATCTCTCAGCAGCAAGCCTATGGGCAGCAAGCCACTATAATACCCGCATCGCGAGAAAGAACTGCATCTGTCACAGGCTCTGCCACTGAATCTGTCACACCGGACATGGTTACTGTTCAATTTGGTGTTGACACGGAGGCAAAGACTGCCAAGGATGCAATAAGCTCAAACGCTCAGATGATGAGTACTGTGGTGAGTGCTGTTCAGAACATTGGCATAACCACCACTGAGATCAGTACGGCTGGATTTTCAATTTATCCAGTATACAATGCCTCTGTATCTGATATGACAACTGGCATACACAAGTCTGTCCTGACAGGATATCGAGCTTCAAACACTTTGTATGTCAAGACAACCAAACTGTCACTTGCAGGAAGCATTGTTGATGTTGCAGTTGGTGCGGGAGCAAACAGGGTGGACAACATATCGTTCTCACTCTCTCCTAGCAAGCAACAAAGTATGCAAGATGATCTGCTAGGACAAGCTGTCTTGAATGCCAAATCGAGGGCAGAAAAAGCACTTGAGCCTCTAGGCCAAAAAATAATTGGCGTAAAAATGGTAAGCTTGTCAGAGTTTAATCCGGCACCAGTCCCGATGTACTATGGTGCAATGCAATCCATGGCTGACAAGGCAACACCTGTATTTACTGCAAACCAACAAGTAACAACTACTGTAGATGTAACATTCCTAATTGGAGACCAGTAG
- a CDS encoding winged helix-turn-helix transcriptional regulator, with protein sequence MNRETEIINIIEKNPGIKFREIMRETGLKNGVLSYHTRKLEENGSVKIDRKSGETRFYPLFVTEEESILITSLRRDTQRYIVLALLEDRPLSFNEIVQKAKKAPSTVSIFLSKLVDDKIVDIRTMELKKTYLLRNVDMVHEIIEKYNPILLERTAYNFADTFSSL encoded by the coding sequence ATGAATCGAGAAACAGAAATCATTAACATCATTGAAAAAAATCCCGGAATAAAATTCAGGGAGATAATGAGAGAAACGGGATTGAAAAACGGAGTACTAAGCTATCACACAAGAAAGTTGGAGGAAAATGGCAGCGTCAAGATAGATAGAAAATCTGGTGAGACTAGATTCTATCCGCTCTTTGTTACAGAAGAAGAATCAATACTAATAACAAGTCTCAGACGGGACACACAAAGATATATCGTGTTAGCATTATTAGAAGACAGGCCGCTTTCATTCAACGAAATAGTTCAAAAGGCGAAAAAAGCCCCTTCCACTGTTTCCATATTTCTTTCAAAACTCGTAGATGATAAAATAGTGGATATCAGGACCATGGAACTGAAAAAAACGTACCTTTTGAGAAATGTAGACATGGTGCATGAAATCATAGAAAAATACAACCCCATCTTGCTTGAAAGAACTGCGTATAACTTTGCGGATACATTCTCAAGTCTATAG
- a CDS encoding ammonium transporter, with protein MPINTGDTAWLMIASSLVLLMIPALGMFEAGLLRQKNAVSVFMQIFFGLALLSVMWFTVGFSLTFGPDTGEGLTGNTDWRFLHGVSQKEGLHYAPTVPGVSFAMFQMMFAVITPLILTGAVAERMRFSAYVLFIVAWSALIYYPLVHWIWGDGWLHKLGVVDFAGGMIIHTTTGVGGIAAALVLGRRLGFGPGIMVPHNIPLAVLGSSLLWLGWFGFNAGSAYSAGSLSGITIVNTQMASAVSCLIWVVIFWIRTRKSSIIAAINGAVAGLAGITPASGYVGVEFAVVIGIIVGFASSLMVPVFKERLKIDDALDIGAVHGVSGIIGSLLVGVFANSAVNHLGINGWLYGNPGQLGAQALGVGIAVLMGFGGTWLILKILKALIPIRVSSSVEEAGLDIEEHAERAYSDEEEYGKL; from the coding sequence ATCCCGATAAACACAGGCGACACAGCCTGGCTTATGATAGCATCTAGCTTGGTGCTACTTATGATCCCAGCACTGGGTATGTTCGAGGCTGGACTTTTAAGACAAAAAAATGCAGTCTCTGTCTTCATGCAGATCTTCTTTGGTCTTGCATTGCTTAGTGTGATGTGGTTTACAGTTGGATTTAGTCTGACTTTTGGACCTGATACTGGTGAAGGACTGACTGGTAACACAGACTGGAGATTTCTACATGGCGTCTCTCAAAAGGAAGGACTCCATTATGCACCAACTGTACCAGGAGTCTCATTTGCAATGTTTCAGATGATGTTTGCGGTAATCACGCCATTGATTCTTACAGGTGCGGTAGCAGAGAGGATGAGGTTTAGCGCATATGTCTTGTTTATTGTAGCATGGAGTGCATTGATCTACTATCCCTTGGTGCACTGGATCTGGGGAGATGGATGGCTACACAAGCTTGGCGTAGTTGATTTTGCAGGTGGGATGATAATTCACACTACGACAGGTGTTGGAGGAATCGCCGCTGCTCTAGTACTTGGAAGGAGACTCGGGTTTGGTCCTGGCATAATGGTTCCACATAATATTCCGCTTGCGGTTCTTGGCTCTTCACTCCTCTGGCTTGGTTGGTTTGGATTTAACGCTGGCAGTGCATATTCTGCAGGATCTCTCTCTGGAATTACAATTGTAAACACGCAAATGGCATCCGCTGTATCATGCCTTATCTGGGTTGTAATATTTTGGATACGGACAAGAAAGTCTAGCATAATTGCTGCAATCAACGGCGCAGTTGCAGGCCTTGCAGGGATTACTCCAGCCTCTGGATATGTCGGAGTTGAATTTGCCGTAGTGATTGGAATTATTGTAGGTTTTGCATCATCACTTATGGTACCGGTGTTCAAAGAGAGATTGAAGATTGATGATGCTCTTGACATTGGTGCAGTGCATGGTGTATCTGGAATTATTGGCTCACTTCTTGTAGGAGTGTTTGCCAACTCTGCAGTAAACCACCTTGGAATAAACGGCTGGCTGTATGGAAATCCGGGACAACTGGGAGCTCAGGCACTTGGAGTAGGTATTGCGGTATTGATGGGCTTTGGTGGCACATGGTTAATCCTAAAGATACTAAAAGCATTGATTCCAATAAGGGTAAGTTCTAGTGTAGAAGAGGCAGGTCTTGATATTGAAGAACATGCAGAAAGGGCCTACTCTGACGAAGAGGAATATGGCAAGCTCTGA
- a CDS encoding PPOX class F420-dependent oxidoreductase has protein sequence MTLQVAQLIEDKNLAFVATLMKNNSPQITPVWIDLVDGKIIVNTAEGRVKQRNVSRDPRVAISIVDRNNPYNMVTIRGQVVEQTVEGADEHIDKMAKKYLGVDKYPFAMPGEKRIMLKIVPQKIFHMMPHS, from the coding sequence ATGACTTTGCAGGTTGCACAATTAATTGAAGACAAGAACCTGGCATTTGTTGCAACCCTAATGAAAAATAATTCGCCCCAGATAACTCCTGTATGGATAGACTTGGTTGATGGAAAAATTATTGTAAATACTGCAGAAGGTAGAGTGAAACAAAGAAATGTTTCAAGAGATCCGCGGGTTGCAATTTCCATAGTTGACAGAAATAACCCGTACAACATGGTTACAATCAGGGGTCAGGTGGTAGAACAGACAGTCGAAGGGGCTGATGAACATATTGACAAGATGGCAAAAAAATATCTTGGGGTAGACAAGTATCCGTTTGCAATGCCTGGAGAAAAAAGAATCATGCTAAAGATAGTTCCTCAAAAAATATTCCACATGATGCCTCATTCCTAA
- a CDS encoding Lrp/AsnC ligand binding domain-containing protein — protein sequence METAYVMINCEMGAEGTIMEGVKSIDSVKEVSGVFGNYDVIVKLECLDIDEMRETIAKKIRLLSNVRCTTTLMCAN from the coding sequence TTGGAAACCGCATATGTGATGATTAACTGTGAAATGGGTGCGGAGGGGACAATTATGGAGGGTGTGAAATCAATCGATTCTGTAAAGGAAGTGTCAGGCGTGTTTGGCAACTATGATGTCATAGTGAAATTAGAATGTCTAGACATTGATGAGATGCGTGAAACCATAGCAAAAAAGATACGCCTTCTGTCAAATGTGCGATGTACTACAACACTAATGTGTGCTAACTAG
- a CDS encoding nitroreductase family protein — MIDPEVQKTRNMTFEINHVIVNRWSPRSFVPYDIDDADLFSLFESARWAPSSSNSQPWRFIYAKRNSENWNDFFNLLIDFNKQWCADAAALVVVVSRKNFENNEKPSITHQFDTGAAWENLAIQAVSQGLATHAMAGFDYDKARKTLQVPDNYEVMAMVAIGKRGSKEKLSPELQAREIPNTRKPLSEIVMDGKFGNRPKSL; from the coding sequence ATGATAGACCCTGAAGTACAAAAGACTAGAAATATGACCTTTGAAATTAATCATGTCATAGTAAACAGGTGGTCTCCACGATCATTTGTACCGTATGATATTGATGATGCTGACTTGTTTTCTCTCTTCGAGTCTGCAAGATGGGCACCGTCGTCTTCTAACAGCCAGCCCTGGAGATTTATCTATGCTAAAAGAAATTCTGAAAACTGGAATGATTTTTTTAATCTATTGATTGATTTTAATAAGCAGTGGTGTGCAGATGCTGCAGCCTTGGTGGTTGTTGTATCAAGAAAGAACTTTGAAAATAATGAAAAGCCATCGATAACGCACCAGTTTGACACTGGAGCAGCATGGGAAAACCTTGCAATTCAGGCAGTCTCTCAAGGATTGGCTACACATGCAATGGCTGGATTTGATTATGACAAGGCAAGAAAAACATTACAAGTTCCTGATAACTATGAAGTGATGGCAATGGTAGCAATAGGAAAAAGAGGTTCAAAAGAGAAATTATCACCTGAACTCCAAGCCCGTGAAATTCCTAACACTAGAAAACCATTGTCGGAAATTGTAATGGATGGTAAGTTTGGTAACAGGCCCAAGTCCCTATGA